The following coding sequences are from one Prochlorococcus marinus XMU1412 window:
- a CDS encoding ATP-dependent DNA ligase, whose amino-acid sequence MSLKNFSELFGDLDSINSTNNKIEVLKNYFLSNDPIDNSWAIYLLTGKSNKRFISGRYLKNLFSQIYEYPQWLIDTCYLKVGDSAEVITLLLKNKTNSRKKKLSNISLNELLSETIPELSKLNDEEKNLEIKNLWETLPEDNHLIFNKILTGTFRVGVSIGLITKSISKLNNIEEEIISHRLMGDFKPSIDSYEFLINKNINLQELNSKPFPFLLANTIEDKIFKNSINDFQFEWKYDGIRMQLIKRSGNVSLWTRGQELVNESFPELVEKMSHIKDDFVLDGELLVWNFKEQIAFDFSLLQKRINRKSPTRSIQIKYPIIFIAYDLLEINGRDIREIKLENRRIELEKYFSKWQIKTENNISDIFKICDLIFPKDWPDALTYKEKSRENNTEGLIIKKKTSIYSSGRKKGIWWKYKVDPMQLDAVLIYAKGGSGRRAGLYTDYSFALWKDKELIKFASAYSGLTNIEIKELDKWIRKNTIEKFGPVRSLKPEMVFEISFEKIQISKRHKSGIAVRFPRITKWRKDKKINDADSLDNAYELMKKIS is encoded by the coding sequence ATGAGCTTAAAAAATTTTTCAGAATTATTTGGCGATCTAGATTCAATTAACAGTACAAATAATAAAATTGAAGTTTTAAAGAATTATTTTTTATCTAATGATCCAATAGATAATTCATGGGCAATATATTTACTAACTGGGAAAAGTAACAAGAGATTTATTAGTGGAAGATATTTAAAAAATCTTTTTTCTCAAATATATGAATATCCTCAATGGTTAATTGATACATGTTATTTAAAAGTTGGTGATTCTGCTGAGGTAATAACGTTATTACTTAAAAATAAAACTAATTCTAGAAAAAAGAAATTATCAAATATAAGTCTCAATGAATTACTAAGCGAAACAATACCTGAATTATCAAAACTTAATGATGAGGAGAAAAATTTAGAAATTAAAAATCTATGGGAAACATTACCTGAAGATAACCATCTAATTTTTAATAAAATTCTTACAGGAACTTTTAGAGTAGGAGTCTCTATCGGATTAATCACAAAATCAATATCAAAACTAAATAATATTGAGGAAGAGATTATTTCCCATAGGTTGATGGGTGATTTTAAACCTTCAATTGATTCATATGAATTTTTAATTAACAAGAATATCAATCTTCAAGAGTTAAATTCCAAACCATTTCCATTTCTTCTAGCAAATACTATTGAAGATAAAATCTTCAAAAATTCAATAAATGATTTTCAATTTGAATGGAAATACGACGGTATAAGGATGCAATTAATTAAAAGATCAGGCAATGTTTCGTTATGGACAAGAGGGCAAGAATTAGTAAATGAATCTTTTCCAGAATTAGTAGAGAAAATGTCACATATAAAAGATGATTTTGTTCTTGATGGGGAATTATTAGTTTGGAATTTTAAAGAACAAATTGCCTTTGATTTTTCTTTACTTCAAAAAAGAATAAATAGAAAGTCTCCTACTAGATCAATCCAAATAAAATATCCAATTATTTTTATTGCTTATGATCTTTTAGAGATTAATGGGAGAGATATAAGAGAAATTAAATTAGAAAATAGAAGAATTGAGTTAGAAAAATATTTTTCAAAATGGCAAATTAAAACTGAGAATAACATCTCCGATATTTTCAAAATATGTGATTTAATCTTTCCTAAAGATTGGCCTGATGCTTTAACTTATAAAGAAAAATCTCGAGAAAATAATACTGAAGGATTAATAATTAAGAAAAAGACTTCTATATACTCATCTGGTAGAAAGAAAGGTATTTGGTGGAAATATAAAGTTGATCCTATGCAACTGGATGCTGTTCTAATTTACGCTAAGGGCGGTAGCGGTAGAAGAGCTGGTCTGTATACAGATTACAGTTTTGCATTATGGAAAGACAAAGAATTAATTAAATTTGCAAGTGCATATTCTGGTTTAACGAATATTGAGATTAAAGAGCTAGATAAATGGATAAGAAAAAATACAATAGAAAAATTTGGTCCTGTTCGATCTTTAAAACCAGAAATGGTATTCGAAATATCTTTTGAGAAAATACAAATTTCTAAACGTCATAAGTCAGGCATAGCAGTAAGATTTCCAAGAATAACAAAATGGAGAAAAGATAAAAAAATTAATGATGCAGATAGCCTAGATAATGCTTATGAACTAATGAAAAAAATATCATGA
- a CDS encoding competence protein ComC codes for MSISKILNSLEKSWERDDILLNIKKGLGTDEIVNEFLMKNERQIKELNSLLRPEDIELLNQVEKLSTCESKLINEIKNLNYLENNENHHIMNKKKILPSNRVSFNKISSFMINWSNKFVFISLLTISAIALSKQAWA; via the coding sequence ATGAGCATAAGCAAAATTTTAAATTCTCTTGAAAAATCCTGGGAAAGAGATGATATTCTTTTAAATATAAAGAAGGGCTTAGGGACAGATGAGATAGTTAATGAATTTCTTATGAAAAACGAAAGACAAATTAAAGAATTAAATTCTTTATTAAGGCCAGAAGATATTGAATTATTAAATCAAGTAGAAAAACTCTCAACTTGCGAATCTAAATTAATAAATGAGATTAAAAATTTAAATTACTTAGAAAATAATGAAAATCATCACATTATGAATAAAAAAAAGATATTGCCATCTAATAGAGTTTCTTTCAACAAAATTAGTTCATTCATGATTAATTGGAGTAATAAATTTGTATTTATTTCTTTACTAACAATTTCAGCTATAGCTTTATCAAAACAAGCATGGGCATAA
- a CDS encoding ligase-associated DNA damage response exonuclease, with protein MRTKQEYLIRYKDGNLYCELADIWIDPSMPVKKALITHAHFDHFTFGCEEYISTKETAILLKERVGDNIKIKTFEYGEEFKINGINISFHPSGHILGSSQIRFIFAEEKWLISGDFKLQKDQTCKQYEIVKTDYLISECTFGLPIFKWDESNKIANDISKWITNSPEKTSLLFCYSLGKAQRLLNEISQTNFNGNIYSHVSIHKMNNSYRELGIDIRDTIKIENKKKIDELKGSLILLPPSLSKGSYLKNFKNIQTAFASGWMSIRALRKRSGYDKGFAISDHADWDGILEVVKKSEAKNVFFHHGDSEALSKYLVEKESINVLLFGK; from the coding sequence TTGAGAACTAAACAAGAATATTTAATTAGATATAAAGATGGAAATCTTTATTGTGAACTTGCTGATATTTGGATTGATCCAAGCATGCCAGTAAAAAAGGCCTTAATAACTCATGCTCATTTTGATCATTTTACATTTGGCTGTGAAGAATACATTTCTACAAAGGAAACTGCGATACTTCTTAAAGAAAGAGTTGGAGATAATATCAAAATTAAGACTTTTGAATATGGAGAAGAATTTAAGATAAATGGTATTAATATTTCTTTTCATCCATCCGGTCACATCCTTGGATCTAGTCAAATAAGGTTTATTTTTGCTGAAGAAAAATGGCTAATTTCAGGTGACTTTAAGCTTCAAAAAGATCAGACTTGCAAACAATATGAAATAGTAAAAACTGATTATTTAATAAGCGAATGTACTTTTGGTTTGCCAATATTTAAGTGGGATGAATCAAATAAAATAGCAAATGACATTTCAAAATGGATAACTAATTCACCAGAAAAAACTTCTTTACTTTTCTGTTATTCACTTGGAAAAGCTCAGAGATTGTTAAACGAAATTAGTCAAACAAATTTTAATGGCAATATTTATTCCCATGTCAGTATTCACAAAATGAACAATAGTTATAGGGAACTTGGAATTGATATTAGAGATACTATAAAAATTGAAAATAAAAAAAAGATAGATGAACTTAAAGGAAGTCTAATATTATTACCGCCATCTTTAAGTAAGGGTTCTTATTTAAAAAATTTCAAAAACATTCAAACAGCTTTCGCGAGTGGATGGATGTCAATAAGAGCTCTAAGAAAAAGATCAGGATATGATAAAGGATTCGCAATCTCTGATCATGCGGATTGGGATGGAATTCTGGAAGTAGTAAAAAAGTCTGAAGCAAAAAATGTATTTTTTCATCATGGAGATAGTGAAGCCTTAAGTAAATATTTAGTTGAAAAGGAATCAATAAATGTCCTTTTATTCGGTAAATAA
- a CDS encoding translation initiation factor IF-2 N-terminal domain-containing protein: protein MSINTPIFSIAKDLNVESNRILLACKKLGINAKGATKRLNKEELEKIKSYFETGKNVSDEVINLNKVKTNSSSKKIVEKVKIKYFANRLIRKS from the coding sequence ATGTCTATCAACACTCCTATTTTCAGTATTGCCAAAGATCTTAATGTCGAAAGTAATAGAATATTATTAGCCTGCAAGAAACTTGGAATCAATGCAAAAGGTGCAACAAAAAGATTAAATAAAGAAGAATTAGAAAAAATAAAAAGTTATTTTGAAACGGGCAAAAATGTTTCAGATGAAGTGATCAATTTAAATAAAGTTAAAACTAATAGTAGTTCTAAAAAAATTGTAGAAAAGGTAAAGATAAAATATTTTGCTAACAGACTTATTCGTAAATCTTAA